A genomic segment from Prochlorothrix hollandica PCC 9006 = CALU 1027 encodes:
- the dnaG gene encoding DNA primase: protein MSIPRLHPDTIEDVKQRIDIVDIVSDHVVLKKQGKDMTGLCPFHDDKSPSFTVSPSKQFYYCFSCGAGGNAIKFLMELGKVSFGEVVLDLANRYQVPVQTLEPEQRQELQHKLTLREQLYEILAVTTQFYSHALHQPQGAAALTYLTDSRRLQPLTLQQFQLGYAPAGWATLYGYLVEQKHYPVQLVEQAGLIVPRKSGSGYYDRFRDRLMIPICDLQGRTIGFGGRTLSGEDPKYLNSPETELFSKGNTLFGLDKARNTIAKDDRAVVVEGYFDVIALHAVGVTNAVAALGTALSLNQVKLLLRYTDAKRIILNFDADGAGSRATERAIGEVEALAYQGQVELRVMNLPGGKDADEYLYQHSAGDYQDLLDHAPLWIDWQIQTLIADHDLTQPDQFQPAIQGIVKLLGNLPHTPLRTHYIHRCAELLSQGEARVALRLEEDLRLQVQGQRWHGRSQRWAKPGDASVRELAEAQLLRIYLHCPETRSLLKTVLQQRQLNFTIHTHRILWRSILELEPQDQGDDLLQRLRDGLADLPLPAVAENQGHVMGIVQPSEVQRVELYRPQLGIRSAAATLERLECEKRCRHLLSSWQTHRLESMERCMTDLLQEELDPAQDLELRIEALYHSLNHEILDFQRRFYDEWRYLQALNRHRCTTSEDLAQGTYTAPSQPVSVV from the coding sequence ATGTCCATCCCCCGGCTCCACCCCGACACGATCGAAGACGTTAAACAACGCATTGATATCGTTGATATCGTGTCCGATCATGTTGTCCTGAAAAAGCAGGGCAAGGACATGACGGGGTTGTGTCCCTTCCACGACGACAAGTCCCCCAGCTTCACCGTTAGCCCCAGCAAACAGTTTTATTACTGCTTCAGTTGTGGGGCGGGGGGCAATGCCATCAAGTTTTTGATGGAGTTGGGGAAGGTGTCCTTTGGGGAAGTGGTGTTGGATCTGGCCAACCGTTACCAGGTGCCGGTGCAAACCCTGGAGCCAGAGCAGCGCCAGGAACTTCAGCACAAATTGACCCTCCGGGAGCAGCTTTACGAAATTCTGGCGGTCACCACCCAGTTTTATAGCCATGCCCTCCACCAACCTCAGGGGGCAGCGGCCCTCACCTACCTCACCGATAGCCGTCGCCTCCAGCCCCTAACCCTCCAGCAGTTCCAACTGGGCTATGCCCCCGCTGGGTGGGCCACCCTCTATGGCTATCTGGTGGAACAGAAGCACTATCCGGTGCAGTTGGTGGAGCAGGCGGGGCTGATTGTTCCCCGCAAGTCGGGCAGTGGTTATTACGATCGCTTCCGCGATCGGCTGATGATCCCCATCTGCGATCTCCAGGGGCGCACCATTGGCTTTGGGGGGCGCACCCTCAGCGGGGAGGATCCCAAATATCTCAACTCCCCCGAAACAGAACTATTCAGCAAGGGCAATACCCTGTTTGGGTTGGATAAAGCCCGCAACACGATCGCCAAGGACGATCGGGCGGTGGTGGTGGAAGGTTATTTTGATGTCATTGCCCTCCATGCCGTGGGGGTGACCAATGCGGTAGCAGCCCTCGGCACCGCCTTAAGTTTGAACCAAGTTAAGCTCCTGCTGCGCTACACCGATGCTAAGCGCATTATTCTCAACTTTGATGCCGATGGGGCCGGGAGTCGTGCCACGGAGCGGGCCATCGGGGAAGTGGAAGCCCTGGCTTACCAGGGCCAGGTGGAACTGCGGGTCATGAACCTGCCGGGGGGCAAGGATGCGGACGAGTATCTCTATCAGCATTCCGCAGGAGATTACCAAGACTTATTGGATCATGCGCCCCTGTGGATTGACTGGCAAATCCAGACGTTAATTGCAGATCATGATCTCACCCAGCCGGATCAGTTTCAGCCCGCCATCCAGGGTATTGTCAAGCTTCTCGGTAATTTACCCCATACGCCCCTGCGCACCCACTATATTCACCGCTGTGCGGAGTTGCTGAGCCAGGGGGAGGCGCGGGTGGCCCTGCGGTTGGAGGAGGATTTGCGGTTGCAGGTGCAGGGTCAGCGCTGGCATGGGCGATCGCAGCGGTGGGCCAAGCCGGGGGATGCCAGTGTGCGGGAGTTGGCGGAGGCCCAGTTATTGCGCATTTATCTCCACTGTCCGGAGACGCGATCGCTGCTGAAAACCGTCTTACAGCAACGGCAGTTGAATTTTACGATCCACACCCACCGGATTCTTTGGCGGAGCATTCTGGAACTGGAACCCCAGGATCAGGGGGATGACCTGTTGCAACGGTTGCGGGATGGTTTGGCGGATTTGCCGTTGCCTGCTGTTGCCGAAAATCAGGGTCATGTCATGGGCATTGTCCAACCCAGTGAGGTGCAACGGGTGGAACTGTATCGCCCCCAATTGGGGATTCGATCGGCGGCGGCTACCCTGGAGCGGTTGGAGTGCGAAAAGCGCTGTCGCCATTTGCTCAGTTCCTGGCAAACCCACCGCCTGGAGTCCATGGAGCGCTGTATGACGGATTTATTGCAGGAAGAGCTGGATCCAGCCCAAGATCTGGAACTCCGCATTGAGGCGCTGTACCACAGTCTTAACCATGAAATTTTGGACTTTCAGCGCCGTTTCTATGATGAGTGGCGCTATCTTCAAGCCCTCAACCGCCACCGCTGCACCACCAGTGAGGATCTGGCGCAGGGCACCTATACCGCCCCCAGTCAGCCCGTATCGGTTGTCTAG
- the murQ gene encoding N-acetylmuramic acid 6-phosphate etherase, translating into MSPLTDRGHLLTEQANPASHSLDRLSSLELVDLFNQEDQRLLVAIAGAREDLALALDRTAAALAQGGRLFYVGAGTSGRLGVLDAAECPPTFCTPPELVQAIIAGGEGALVRSSEGLEDRRDDGAAAVADRHISALDVVVGITAGGTTPYVHGALAEAQTRGATTIFMACVPRDQVPVTVDVDIRLLVGPEILAGSTRLKAGTVTKLALNILSTGTMVKLGKVYGNRMVDVAVTNTKLEDRALRILGDLTALEREAAKDLLERSGRSVKLALLMHWSGLDRETAQGVLTEHHGQLRVALGVAGDGA; encoded by the coding sequence ATGTCCCCCTTGACCGATCGCGGCCACCTCTTGACCGAACAAGCCAACCCCGCCAGCCACAGCCTCGATCGCCTCTCCAGCTTAGAACTGGTGGATCTCTTTAACCAGGAAGATCAGCGGCTGTTGGTAGCCATCGCCGGGGCGCGGGAGGACTTGGCCTTAGCCCTCGATCGCACCGCAGCGGCCCTGGCCCAAGGGGGACGACTGTTTTATGTGGGGGCCGGCACCAGTGGGCGTTTGGGGGTTTTGGATGCGGCGGAATGTCCCCCCACCTTTTGCACCCCGCCGGAGTTGGTGCAGGCCATTATTGCCGGAGGGGAAGGGGCTTTAGTGCGTAGCTCGGAAGGATTGGAGGATCGGCGGGACGATGGGGCGGCGGCGGTGGCCGATCGTCACATTAGCGCCCTGGATGTGGTGGTGGGGATCACGGCGGGGGGGACCACGCCCTATGTCCATGGAGCCTTGGCCGAAGCCCAAACACGGGGGGCGACGACCATTTTCATGGCCTGTGTGCCTCGGGACCAGGTGCCCGTGACCGTGGATGTGGATATTCGGTTGCTGGTGGGTCCGGAGATTTTGGCGGGGTCAACCCGGCTCAAGGCGGGAACCGTGACTAAGTTGGCCCTCAATATTTTATCCACGGGTACCATGGTGAAGCTGGGCAAGGTCTATGGCAATCGCATGGTGGATGTGGCGGTGACCAATACGAAGCTGGAGGACCGGGCGCTGCGGATTTTGGGGGATTTAACGGCCCTGGAACGGGAGGCGGCGAAGGATTTGTTGGAGCGCAGCGGTCGATCGGTGAAGTTGGCCCTGTTGATGCACTGGAGCGGCTTGGATCGGGAGACAGCCCAGGGGGTGCTGACGGAACACCACGGGCAGTTGCGCGTAGCCCTGGGAGTGGCGGGCGATGGGGCTTAA
- a CDS encoding GNAT family N-acetyltransferase translates to MAIAPPDPSLPPWPPGYVLASGLPGDGPLLTQLMQRTYGELFPGTDPQHLQNTVQHYWATATPLWWVYRGETLDSQPRGLVPRSPPDPVGVLWMGRAVDQVQGDRHSHIFLLYVDPQHRRQGLGTALLHRAEAWAKKNHDRQITLQVFCDNHSALALYRRQGYSPQAITLVKPLEPPP, encoded by the coding sequence ATGGCGATCGCTCCCCCGGATCCGTCTCTGCCCCCCTGGCCCCCCGGCTATGTCCTAGCCTCCGGTTTGCCAGGGGATGGACCCCTCCTGACCCAATTGATGCAGCGCACCTATGGGGAACTGTTCCCCGGCACCGATCCCCAACATCTCCAGAACACGGTGCAGCACTACTGGGCTACCGCAACGCCCCTGTGGTGGGTCTATCGGGGGGAAACCTTGGACAGCCAGCCACGGGGATTGGTGCCGCGATCGCCCCCGGATCCGGTAGGGGTCCTGTGGATGGGGCGGGCGGTGGATCAGGTGCAGGGCGATCGCCACAGCCACATTTTTCTGCTGTACGTGGATCCCCAGCACCGCCGCCAGGGATTGGGCACAGCCCTGCTGCATCGAGCCGAGGCATGGGCAAAGAAAAATCACGATCGGCAAATTACCCTACAGGTTTTCTGCGACAATCATTCTGCCCTCGCCCTCTACCGCCGCCAAGGCTACAGCCCCCAGGCCATCACCCTAGTCAAACCCCTAGAGCCGCCCCCCTGA
- a CDS encoding WD40 repeat domain-containing protein has product MTRLALVVGIDTYQTLPALPIARTGATAIAQRLERYGQFTVQQLPVPLATAHPGVSVEHPLDLASLKENLIELFQPQRGVYPKTALFYFSGYGFFSNGGLQEGFLATSDCHSSQDHQGLSFFWLQRLLRDSPVEQWAVWLDCWQPGGESLGLTLGSHGSTIADNSWMDLKEADPGGRNGHDRLFLAASQPVIGSTATTTISLNTSGSIGFLGQSLSPLTQAIAEGLDPDRTDTGVITSAFLHNWVRSALDDRLPNHHWHQSGNPIVLSRALRDFCPYKGLAYFDCNTDDPQYFHGRDSLTVQLLEAMVHHPFLAVLGASGSGKSSVLRAGLIHQLQLGQMIPDSDRWRIHIIQPGGHPLLNLAFAFLDLNLPLVERAKQLGEIETFLSQGREGMRRLIQASAAPRLVLVVDQFEELFTLCRDKAERLLFLDCLLGAIALAAEGRYGVPFHVVIGMRADFFSQCTRSDYAALGEAIRHNHVTVPALTPGELQDAICKPAQQLGVTLEPELIQQMIADVAGASNALPLLEYTLTELWHQRRDRQLQVTDYIRLGGIRGTLEKRADALYQQLKPEEQSAVQHIFLSLTQFGDGVTEDSRRRVFKQDLTTPQFSPRLIDSTLQRLANEKLVVTSAWAPPGTGLGEEEVVDVIHEALIRHWGLLRHWIETHRDDLRQQRELQEQAEQWFRKGKAPDYLLQGEALGEALTFWLQWTEDSPTATAPPIHRPLSGLVQELLDASQQAQQQRHQVSQQQQQQFQQQRHQTQRAKLQLRTLALGAGGVLCGALLLIAAQRQAIDSQTIGSLTTEVRQALVDHQDLEAQRLSLEAHQRWRTNLLTQWFQPSLGESVEAGLQQALYETQELNQVGDHGGGIVSVALNPQGVSPQGLGPSLNSPPATAAVSAPEASPVPRPGGEGSNPTAFLATSGRDGRVQLWNSQGQKLAELAQDQGEVYEVAWSPDGLKLATAGRDGTVRLWNAQGQPLVTLEPGGVVDPSGTRSPVFDVAWSPDSRELISTGSDGQVYRWSGEGTLLGQFKAHDSWIYDVVYNPTGQRLATAGGDGLVKLWDLDGNLQGTLDNDGSTVWSVAFSPDGQTLASASSDSQIRLWDRQGQLLRVLQGHRDRVLSVRFSPDGQTLASGSTDGTIHLWDLQGHVLQVFQGHGDWVYDLAYSAQGDVLVSSGRDGTARFWRLTPPVQQQQLAHPDRTLKVAYDPLGEFVATSSTNGSVSLWSSEGQPLKTLTGHQGWVLDLNFSADGQRLVTGGSDGMVRIWSRSGQLLHILPGDQGWVYEVAFSPDGAFIASRGRSGTVRLWTAQGQLLGQLSDNVDANGSSPIYSLLFSPNSTLLATRSQDNGVRLWQLPTSESSISEASTSGSSTSGSSALSFPVTLLKDHQGEIYDMAFTPDSEFVATAGADGTVRLWDLQGKPRSVLRSNSAEIYSLSISGDGQTLATGSSDGSTRLWTLDGQVTATLPTAQEPVWEVRLSPDGKTLATRSNSHTARLWDVATGQAIVELPPHGGSVWSLRFSPDSQTLVTHSADGVVQLWNRQGQRQAILQNTQGQVTSVSADPQAKLLASGGSDGSVRLWDSSGALVATLTGHQGAVEQVAFSPDGKTLASTSTDGTVRLWNRRGELLQDLGSLGSAATYGVAFDSASQQVMVSDAQGMVRRWSVTGEALGEFKADTQPVLALAWSRDGQQVATGQQDGTVKLWDLTGQPLETRSGHQDRVTSLIFRDQGQLASSSADGTVRLWNAAGESIATLRGHQGTVRQVQFHPHAPQLLTSGEDGTVRLWNDQGQALVTIPAHGGGVGTAQFSADGQTVISGGWRDGQWRRWAMGDGTVLARSLCQQLQSYLHNPTTPADQQSLCDAFL; this is encoded by the coding sequence ATGACTCGCCTTGCCCTTGTTGTTGGTATCGATACCTATCAAACCTTGCCTGCGTTACCTATTGCTCGGACAGGTGCCACTGCGATCGCCCAGCGCCTGGAACGCTACGGTCAATTCACCGTTCAGCAGTTGCCAGTGCCCTTGGCGACCGCCCATCCGGGGGTTAGTGTCGAACATCCCCTGGATTTAGCCAGCCTTAAGGAAAACCTGATCGAGCTATTTCAGCCCCAACGGGGGGTGTATCCCAAGACGGCCCTCTTTTATTTTTCCGGCTATGGCTTTTTCAGCAATGGAGGGCTACAGGAGGGGTTTTTGGCTACTAGTGACTGTCATTCAAGCCAAGATCACCAAGGCTTGTCTTTTTTCTGGTTACAACGTCTATTGCGGGATAGTCCCGTGGAGCAGTGGGCGGTGTGGTTAGATTGCTGGCAACCAGGGGGCGAGTCCCTGGGTCTGACCCTGGGCAGCCATGGGTCAACGATCGCGGATAATTCCTGGATGGACTTAAAAGAAGCGGATCCAGGGGGTAGAAACGGCCACGATCGCCTCTTTTTGGCGGCTTCTCAACCGGTTATAGGATCGACGGCGACCACAACTATTTCTCTGAACACCAGTGGTAGTATTGGCTTTTTGGGCCAGTCCCTGTCCCCGTTAACCCAGGCCATTGCGGAAGGTCTCGATCCCGATCGCACCGACACCGGGGTGATCACCAGTGCTTTTCTCCATAATTGGGTGCGATCGGCCCTGGACGATCGCCTGCCCAATCACCACTGGCACCAGTCCGGCAACCCCATTGTCCTCAGCCGCGCCCTGCGGGACTTCTGTCCCTACAAAGGCTTGGCCTACTTTGACTGCAATACGGATGATCCCCAGTATTTCCATGGTCGCGATAGCTTGACGGTGCAGCTTTTGGAAGCCATGGTGCATCATCCCTTTTTGGCCGTGTTGGGTGCCTCTGGCAGCGGCAAATCCTCGGTTTTGCGGGCTGGACTGATCCATCAGTTGCAACTGGGCCAGATGATTCCCGACAGCGATCGCTGGCGCATCCACATTATCCAGCCCGGTGGCCATCCCCTGTTGAACCTGGCCTTTGCCTTTTTAGATTTGAACTTACCCCTGGTGGAACGGGCCAAGCAACTGGGGGAAATCGAGACCTTTCTCAGCCAAGGTCGGGAAGGAATGCGCCGCTTGATCCAAGCCTCTGCCGCGCCCCGTTTAGTGTTGGTGGTGGATCAGTTTGAGGAACTGTTTACCCTCTGTCGGGACAAGGCGGAACGGCTGCTGTTTTTAGACTGTTTATTGGGGGCGATCGCCCTGGCGGCGGAAGGGCGCTATGGGGTTCCGTTCCATGTGGTCATTGGGATGCGGGCCGACTTTTTTAGCCAGTGTACCCGATCGGACTATGCGGCCCTGGGGGAAGCCATTCGCCACAACCATGTGACGGTGCCTGCCCTGACCCCAGGGGAGTTGCAGGATGCCATCTGTAAGCCCGCCCAGCAACTGGGGGTGACCCTGGAACCGGAACTAATCCAACAGATGATCGCCGATGTGGCGGGAGCCTCCAATGCCCTGCCCCTGCTGGAATATACCTTGACGGAACTGTGGCACCAACGCCGCGATCGTCAACTGCAAGTCACCGACTATATTCGCCTGGGGGGGATTCGGGGCACCCTGGAAAAGCGGGCCGATGCCCTTTACCAGCAACTGAAGCCAGAAGAGCAAAGTGCGGTTCAGCATATCTTTCTCTCCCTGACCCAGTTCGGGGATGGGGTCACAGAAGACTCCCGCCGCCGGGTTTTCAAGCAGGATTTGACCACTCCCCAGTTTTCTCCCCGCCTCATTGACAGCACCCTACAGCGACTGGCCAACGAAAAACTGGTGGTCACCAGTGCCTGGGCACCACCGGGCACCGGATTGGGGGAAGAAGAAGTGGTGGACGTGATCCACGAAGCCCTGATTCGCCACTGGGGACTGCTGCGCCACTGGATCGAAACCCATCGGGACGATCTGCGGCAACAGCGGGAGTTACAAGAACAGGCCGAACAGTGGTTCCGCAAGGGCAAAGCCCCCGATTATTTGCTGCAAGGGGAAGCCTTGGGGGAAGCCCTCACCTTTTGGCTCCAGTGGACTGAGGACAGCCCCACAGCCACAGCCCCCCCTATTCACCGTCCCCTGTCGGGATTAGTGCAGGAATTGCTGGATGCCAGCCAACAGGCCCAACAACAGCGGCACCAGGTCAGTCAACAGCAACAGCAGCAGTTTCAGCAACAGCGCCACCAAACCCAACGGGCCAAACTGCAATTGCGCACCTTGGCCCTGGGGGCGGGGGGAGTGCTCTGTGGTGCCCTGCTGTTAATTGCGGCCCAGCGGCAGGCGATCGACAGCCAAACCATCGGCAGCCTGACCACGGAAGTCCGTCAAGCCTTGGTGGATCACCAGGATCTAGAGGCCCAACGGTTGAGCCTAGAGGCCCATCAGCGCTGGCGCACCAATCTCCTGACCCAATGGTTTCAGCCGTCCCTGGGGGAATCGGTGGAGGCGGGGCTGCAACAGGCGCTCTATGAAACCCAGGAACTGAACCAAGTGGGGGACCATGGGGGGGGCATTGTCAGTGTGGCTTTGAATCCCCAAGGCGTATCGCCCCAGGGCTTAGGGCCGTCCCTGAACTCTCCCCCCGCCACTGCTGCGGTGTCTGCGCCTGAGGCATCCCCTGTTCCTCGCCCTGGGGGGGAGGGGTCCAATCCCACGGCTTTTTTAGCCACCAGTGGCCGGGATGGCCGGGTGCAGTTATGGAACAGCCAAGGCCAGAAGCTGGCGGAACTGGCGCAGGATCAAGGGGAAGTCTATGAAGTGGCCTGGAGTCCCGATGGCCTGAAGTTGGCGACGGCGGGACGGGATGGCACGGTGCGCCTCTGGAATGCCCAGGGTCAGCCTTTGGTAACCTTAGAGCCAGGAGGGGTTGTCGATCCCTCCGGTACCCGTTCCCCCGTGTTTGATGTGGCCTGGAGTCCCGACAGCCGGGAGTTAATCAGTACTGGGTCCGATGGCCAGGTCTACCGCTGGTCTGGGGAGGGGACCCTGTTGGGGCAATTTAAGGCCCATGACAGTTGGATTTATGATGTGGTCTATAATCCTACGGGCCAGCGGCTGGCCACGGCAGGGGGCGATGGTCTGGTGAAACTCTGGGATTTAGACGGTAATCTCCAGGGAACGCTGGACAATGACGGTTCCACGGTGTGGAGTGTGGCCTTTAGTCCCGATGGCCAAACCCTGGCCAGTGCCAGTAGCGATAGTCAAATTCGCCTCTGGGATCGCCAGGGCCAACTGTTGCGGGTGCTCCAGGGCCACCGCGATCGCGTCCTCAGTGTCCGCTTTAGTCCCGACGGCCAAACCTTGGCCAGTGGCAGCACCGATGGCACCATTCATCTCTGGGATCTCCAGGGCCATGTTCTGCAAGTGTTCCAGGGCCATGGGGATTGGGTCTATGATCTGGCCTACAGTGCCCAGGGGGATGTGTTGGTGAGCAGTGGCCGGGATGGCACGGCCCGGTTTTGGCGACTGACTCCCCCCGTTCAACAGCAGCAGTTGGCCCACCCCGATCGCACCCTCAAGGTGGCCTATGATCCCCTAGGGGAGTTTGTGGCCACCAGTTCTACCAATGGTTCCGTTAGCCTCTGGAGTTCCGAGGGCCAACCCCTCAAAACCCTGACGGGCCATCAAGGCTGGGTTTTGGATTTGAACTTTAGTGCCGATGGTCAGCGCTTGGTGACGGGGGGCAGTGATGGGATGGTGCGCATTTGGAGCCGATCGGGGCAACTGCTGCACATTCTTCCGGGGGATCAAGGCTGGGTCTATGAGGTGGCCTTTAGTCCCGATGGGGCTTTTATTGCCAGTCGGGGGCGATCGGGTACGGTGCGCCTCTGGACTGCCCAGGGTCAACTGTTAGGTCAATTGTCGGATAATGTGGATGCTAATGGCAGTAGTCCCATTTATAGCCTGCTGTTTAGCCCTAATAGTACCCTATTGGCCACCCGCAGCCAGGATAACGGCGTTCGACTGTGGCAGTTACCCACCAGTGAGTCTTCTATCAGTGAGGCTTCTACCAGTGGGTCTTCTACCAGTGGGTCTTCTGCCCTTTCTTTTCCGGTGACGCTTCTCAAGGATCACCAGGGGGAGATCTACGATATGGCCTTTACCCCGGACAGTGAATTTGTGGCGACAGCGGGGGCGGATGGGACAGTGCGGCTGTGGGATCTTCAGGGTAAACCGCGATCGGTCCTGCGCAGTAACTCCGCCGAGATCTATAGCCTCAGCATTAGTGGGGACGGGCAAACCCTCGCCACCGGTAGCAGTGACGGCAGTACTCGCCTCTGGACCTTAGATGGCCAAGTGACTGCCACCCTACCCACGGCCCAGGAGCCGGTGTGGGAAGTGCGCCTCAGTCCCGATGGCAAAACCCTGGCAACCCGCAGCAATAGCCACACGGCCCGCCTCTGGGATGTGGCGACGGGCCAAGCCATCGTGGAACTGCCGCCCCATGGGGGATCGGTGTGGAGTTTGCGGTTTAGTCCCGACAGTCAAACCCTGGTGACCCACAGTGCCGATGGCGTTGTGCAACTGTGGAACCGCCAAGGCCAACGACAGGCGATTCTCCAGAACACCCAGGGCCAAGTGACCAGTGTCAGTGCCGACCCCCAGGCTAAACTCCTGGCCAGTGGGGGCAGTGATGGCAGTGTGCGGCTGTGGGATAGTAGCGGGGCACTGGTGGCCACCTTGACCGGGCACCAGGGGGCTGTGGAGCAGGTGGCCTTTAGTCCCGATGGCAAAACCCTGGCCAGCACTAGCACCGATGGGACGGTACGGCTGTGGAATCGTCGGGGGGAACTGCTCCAGGATCTGGGATCCCTGGGTTCCGCCGCCACCTATGGGGTGGCCTTTGATAGTGCCAGTCAGCAGGTGATGGTCAGTGATGCCCAGGGGATGGTGCGCCGTTGGTCGGTGACGGGAGAGGCATTGGGGGAATTTAAGGCAGATACCCAGCCGGTGCTAGCCCTCGCTTGGAGCCGGGATGGGCAGCAGGTGGCCACAGGTCAGCAGGATGGCACCGTTAAACTGTGGGATCTAACGGGTCAGCCCCTAGAAACCCGATCGGGTCACCAAGATCGGGTCACATCTCTCATCTTTAGGGACCAGGGGCAGTTGGCTTCCAGTAGCGCCGATGGCACGGTGCGGCTGTGGAATGCAGCAGGGGAGTCGATCGCTACCCTCCGGGGTCACCAGGGCACGGTGCGCCAGGTGCAGTTCCATCCCCATGCCCCCCAACTACTGACCAGTGGCGAAGATGGGACAGTGCGCCTTTGGAATGACCAGGGGCAGGCTCTAGTCACGATTCCAGCCCACGGAGGCGGGGTGGGCACGGCTCAGTTTAGTGCCGATGGTCAGACGGTGATCAGTGGCGGCTGGCGCGATGGCCAGTGGCGGCGCTGGGCCATGGGGGATGGGACGGTGTTGGCCCGATCGCTGTGCCAACAGTTGCAATCCTATCTCCACAATCCCACGACTCCCGCTGATCAACAAAGCCTCTGTGATGCTTTCCTCTAA
- a CDS encoding HEAT repeat domain-containing protein, with amino-acid sequence MTHEDSLKPEETLDSTLDNLESPLDQMAEDSAQPDPDAMLALLESAESPQRMLATRAFCEIQDSRAIPQLITLLQDSCPMVRMGAAYALGRNPSDRAIDALIIQLAQDWNGYVRKGVVWAMGNCGDQRCLEPLVNTLQTDIAAVRLWAASALGQLATVSQDTIASVIEPLVTALRRDSMAVVRSNCAWALGQIGREIPMDVVYANLIDTLLDVLVQDEDMSVREDAKDSLLRVGDPRALQAIEELEQDGSLW; translated from the coding sequence ATGACCCACGAGGATAGTTTGAAACCCGAAGAGACCCTGGACTCCACCTTAGATAATTTGGAGAGTCCCCTGGATCAGATGGCAGAGGACAGTGCCCAGCCCGACCCCGATGCCATGTTGGCGTTATTGGAGTCGGCGGAATCGCCCCAACGGATGCTGGCCACCCGCGCCTTTTGCGAAATCCAGGACAGCCGCGCCATTCCCCAACTGATTACCCTGCTCCAGGACAGTTGCCCCATGGTGCGCATGGGGGCGGCCTATGCCCTGGGACGGAACCCCAGCGATCGGGCGATCGATGCGCTGATTATCCAATTAGCCCAGGACTGGAACGGCTATGTGCGTAAGGGGGTGGTGTGGGCCATGGGCAACTGTGGCGATCAGCGCTGTTTAGAACCCCTGGTCAATACGCTCCAGACGGATATTGCGGCGGTGCGGCTGTGGGCGGCTAGTGCCCTGGGCCAGTTGGCTACGGTGAGCCAGGATACGATCGCCTCGGTCATTGAACCGTTGGTCACGGCCCTGCGGAGGGATTCCATGGCGGTGGTGCGCAGCAATTGCGCCTGGGCCTTGGGACAAATTGGCCGGGAAATCCCCATGGATGTGGTCTATGCCAATTTGATCGATACCCTGCTGGATGTGTTGGTGCAGGATGAGGATATGAGTGTGCGGGAAGATGCCAAAGATTCCCTGCTGCGGGTGGGGGATCCCAGGGCATTGCAGGCGATCGAGGAACTGGAACAGGACGGCTCTCTCTGGTAA